GCGCCAGGAGGACTACCAGCGGCTGGTGGAGGAGGCGCGCCTGGCGGGGCAGCTTCGCCACCCCAACATCCTCGGGGTGCAGATGCTCGGGGGCAGCGCGGCCGAGCCCCTGCTCTTCCTGGAGTACACCGAGGGCCAGCGCCTGGGGGACGTGATGCGCCGGGCCGAGCGCGCGGGCCGCGACTTCTCCGAGGCCTTCGCCTGCTACGTGACGGCCGAGGTCGCCGAGGGGCTGCACTACGCGCACAGCCTGGTGGACGACAAGGGCCGGCACCTGGGCATCGTCCACCGGGACGTGACGCCCCAGGGCATCCTCCTGGGCCGGGAGGGCGAGGTGAAGCTGGTGGACTTCGGGGCGGCCTGGTCCCGGCTGGAGGGGCGCATCTCCACCGAGGGCGACAGCGATCTGGGCAACGTGTCCTACAGCTCGCCGGAGCGGGCCAACCTGGATCAGCTCGACGGGCGCTCGGATCTCTTCTCCCTGGGGCTCGTCTTCCTCCAGTTGCTCACGGGCCGGCACCTGCTGGACGCCGAGCAACGGCACGAGGCGGAGCTGCTCGGCCGCCAGTTGCGTGCGCGGGGCGAGGCGGGCTGGGGGGGCCTGGAGGAGCTGAGCGCGCCGCGCACCGCGGACCTGCTCAAGCGCATGCGCGAGCTGCGCACCGAGCAGGTGGAGGCCGCCGTCCAGGGGCTGCCCGAGGTGCTCCAGGCCATCCTCCGCCGGCTGCTCGCTCCCCGGCGCGAGGATCGCTTCGCCACGGGGGCGGAGCTGTCCCGGGTCCTGAGGGAGCATGTGTGGTCCAAGGGGTGGCGCTATGGGAGGATCGAGCTGGTGGCCGAGGTGGCGGCCCTGGAGGGGCCGGTGCCGGGCGACCTGGTAGACGCGGGGGACGAGGCTCGCAGGGGCAAGGGGGCGGGGAAGGAGCGCCCGGGGGGTGGGGGGACGCCCAAAGGACCCTGAGCCCTTGGCCCCGGGGCACGGGCCGTGCTAGTCCGCCGCCTTCCTCTTAATCTATTGGTGTCAGAAGGAGTCGGGAGATGGCTCGCCGTCACATCCGCGTCGTCGGCGCGATGCTGCAGAACGCCGAGGGGCGCTACCTCATCACCCAGCGTCCCCCCAAGGCGACGCTGCCGCTGTTGTGGGAGTTCCCCGGAGGTCGCGTCGAGGAGGCGGAGTCCGACGAGGAGGCGCTCGCCCGGGAGATCCGCGAGGAGATGGGCGTGGAAGTGGAGGTGCTGGAGCAGGCCCTGCACACCCACCACGAATATCCTTCCTATGACATCGACTTCCGGGTGTACCGCTGTCGGCTCGCCAGCCCCGAGTCGGAGATCAAACACCTGCGCGTGCATGATCACTGTTGGGTGAAGCTCGAGGACATGTCGAAGTACCAGTTCCCCGACGCGGACGCGAAGACGCTGGCCAAGCTGCTGGGTCTGGAAGCCTGACGTGCGCCGGGCCCTCGCCCTGGTCGTGCTCGGAGGGCTGCTGGCCGCCTGCACGGCACCCAAGCCCTCCAACGTGGAGGCGCCGGGCGCCGCGGCCGCCTCGCGCTATGCCCCCGCCGAGGGCGTGCCGGGGTGCCGCCTCTATGGGGAGCCCCAGGGCGTGGGCCGCGTGCCGCTGGTGCTCGCGGAGATGTCCGGGCTCGCCGCGAGCGTCCGGCATCCGGGGGTGCTGTGGTCGCACAACGACTCGGGCAACGCGTTCCAGGTCTTCGCGATCGACGAGTCGGGCAAGCTGCTCGCCACGCTGACGCTCACCGGCGCCGATCCCGAGGGCATGGACCTGGAGGACATCGCCCTGGGGCCGTGTGCTCCGGGAGACGCGCGCACGTGCGTGTACCTGGCCGACACGGGGGACAACTTCGAGCGCCGCGACCAGGTGCGCCTCTTGCGCTTCCCCGAGCCGGAGCAGGTGGCGGATGCCACGCTGGCCGTGGAGGTGTTGCCCTTCACCTGGTCGGACCGGCCGCACGACTGTGAGTCGCTCGTCATCGAGCCGGGCACGGGCCGGCCGGTGCTCATCACCAAGGAGGGCGACTCCCTCGGCGAGGTCTTCGCGCTGGAGGGGCTGGCCCCGGGCATGGTGGCCAGGGCCTCGCACCTGGGGACGTTGCGCTCGCCGGGCAACGCCGACAGGCGCACCACCGCCGCGGCGCTCCATCCCTCGGGACAGCGCCTGTTGCTACGCACCTATACCCGGGTGTGGGAGGTGCGCCGCCCCGGTGCCTCGCGCATGGAGGAGCTGCTCCAGGGCCCGGTCGTCGAGGTGCCCGGAGCGAGCCAGGCCCAGTCCGAGGCGATCACCTGGCTGCCTGGGGACGGAGGCGCGGACCGCTCCTACCTGATCGGCTCCGAGTTCGCCGGACAACGCCTGTACCGGGTGGACTGCCGCTGAGCGGAGGGTCCTGGAGTGGACGATGTCCACCACCAGGCATTGTTCCTGGCGGAAGGGACAGGAGGTAACACCCGAGGTGCCTCTTGGGCGGGGTGTACTCGGGATGCTGGGTTGACCGCTGGGAGGCTGTGGCCATCTTTGCCCCACACGGAAGTCGTACCGCGTACCACAGGGGTGCGTGGCAGGGGGATGGGGAGTGCGCCACTGATGAAGCCCGAGAACACGATACCGCCGGGTGGAAGCCCACGCGGCAAGAAGCAGGAAAAGTCACCGACTCCTTCTCCCAAGGGGTTCCGGTTCGGATCCCCGCTGGGCTACATCCTTCTGCTCGTTCTGGGCTTCATGCTCTTCCGCAACGTCTTCCAGGACGCGGGCGTGCAGCGGGTGACCTACAGCCGCTTCCGCGAGGCGCTCTCGGAAGACAAGTTCTCGCGCGTGCAGCTCTCGCCGGAGTGGGTGAAGGGCTACCTCAAGGACGGGGCCGCGCCCGCGGCGGAAGGCCCTGGACAGGTGGGCCCGGGACCGCTGCGCAGCGAGCCGGGCGCCCTGCCGTGGCTGGCCTACCGGGTCCAGGGGGACGACGAGCTCGTGCCGCTCCTGGAGGAGAAGGGCGTGCAGTACGAGGCGGTGCCCCAGTCGAATTTCTCCGACGTGCTGTGGGTGTGGCTGGTGCCGCTGGGCCTGGCCTTCTTCTTCTGGAGCTTCATGATGCGCCGCATGGCCGGGGGCATCGGCCAGGGGCCGCAGAGCGTCATGAGCTTTGGAAAGACGCGCGCCAAGGTGCAGGCCGAGGCCGACACGGGCGTGGGCTTCAAGGACGTGGCGGGCGTGGACGAGGCCGTCGACGAGCTGCGGGAGATCGTCGAGTTCCTCAAGACGCCGGAGAAGTTCCGCCGCCTGGGCGGGCGCATCCCCAAGGGCGTGCTCCTGGTGGGCCCTCCGGGCACGGGCAAGACGCTGCTGGCGCGCGCGGTGGCGGGTGAGGCCGGGGTGCCCTTCTTCAGCCTGTCCGGCTCCGAGTTCGTGGAGATGTTCGTCGGCGTGGGCGCCGCGCGGGTACGCGACCTGTTCGCCCAGGCCACGTCCAAGGCGCCGTGCATCATCTTCATCGACGAGCTGGACGCCATCGGCAAGAGCCGCAACTCGGGCGTGGCGGGTGGCCATGACGAGCGCGAGCAGACGCTCAACCAGCTGCTCGCCGAGATGGACGGCTTCGACAGCCGCGCGGGCCTCATCATCCTCGCGGCCACCAACCGACCGGAGATCCTCGACAGCGCGCTCATGCGTCCGGGCCGCTTCGACCGGCAGGTGCTGGTGGACCGGCCGGACAAGCGCGGCCGCGAGCGGGTGCTGGAGATCCACTCCAAGGGCGTGAAGCTGGGGCCGGACGTGGACCTCAAGTCCATCGCCTCGCGCACCCCGGGCTTCGCGGGAGCCGACCTGGCCAACGTGGTGAATGAAGCGGCGCTGCTCGCCGCGCGCAAGAACCGCGACGCCGTGCTCAAGGCGGACTTCGAGGAGGCCATCGAGCGCGTGGTGGCGGGCCTGCAGAAGAAGAACCGCCGGATGAACGAGCGCGAGAAGGAAATCGTCGCGCACCACGAGGCGGGCCACACGGTGGTGGGCTGGATGCTGCCCCACGCCGAGCGGGTGACGAAGGTGTCCATCATCCCCCGGGGCATCGCCGCGCTGGGCTACACCATGTCGATGCCGCTGGAGGACCGCTACCTCATGTCCTTCGACGAGCTGCGCGACAAGATGGCCGCGATGATGGGCGGACGCGCCGCCGAGGAGATCTTCATCGGCGAGGTGTCCACGGGCGCCTCCAACGACCTGAAGCAGGCCACCGATGTCGCCAAGCTCATGGTGCGCGACTACGGCATGAGCTCTCTGGGCCCGGTGGCCCTGGGCGCGGACCAGGGCCCGGGCTTCCTGCGCGGCGCGGGCCTGCCGGAGACGCGCACCTACTCCGAGCAGACGGCGCGCATGGTGGACGAGGAGATCCGCAAGATGGTCACCGAGGCGCTCGACCGGGCGCGCCAGGTGCTCACCCACCACCGGGACAAGGTGGAGGCGCTGGCGGCCCGGCTGCTGTCCACCGAGGTGGTGGACGAGGACGAGCTGCGCGCCATCCTCGGGCCCAAGGCCGTCGCCGAGCGGGGCCTGTTGCATCCCGAGGCCCGGCAGGTGATCTCCGCCCACCCGGTGAGCAGCGACGAGCCGGCACCCTCGGGCACCCAGCACGCCCAGGGCACGCTCCCGGACGTGTAGCGCGGACGGACAGGGAGGGCGCTCACCCGCCCGCCCCCTGAGCGGACCTTCGCCCCTTCACGCCGCGTGGCCTGCGGCGTCGAAGGGGCGAAATTATGTTGCACGGGAAGGAGGGAGCGTCCGTGGAAAACAGAATCGGCAAAAGCTATACGGCGCGCAAGGCACTCTTCGCCCGGGGCCTTCGGGATGGGCGGCTCACGGTCCAGGAGATTGAAGAGGCCCTGCCCGCGGGGACCCTCACGGCGGCCGAGCGCTGGCTGCTCTACTACTCGCTCCGGGCCGCCCAGGTGGAGATCATCGACGAGGTGACGGGCCAGGTGGACCACGGGTTCATGGCCGAACAGCCCTCGATGCCGGCCGAACACTAGAAGCCCCTTGAACGGGCGTTGACTCGGGACGGGGGCTGGTTACGTTCGCCCCATGAATGGCAATTCCCGGACAGACGACCGCTCCCAGGAGACGCAGGCGCAGGAGCCCGTCGTGACCTCACCCGAGGCGGCTCCCGACGCGTCCGCGCAACCCTCGCAGACCGCTCAGCCGGAATCCCCGCAGGCGGCCTCCGAGGCCTCGGCCGAGGTGGAGCGCCTCCAGGCGGAGCTGGCCTCGACCCGGCGCCGCGTGGACCAGTTGGCGCGCGCCTACCAGGAGCTGGAGAAGGATCGCGAGGAGTTCAAGCAGCGCCTGTCGCGTGAGCGCGAGCGGATGCTCGACGTGGAGCGGGGCAAGGTGGCCACCATGCTCCTGGAGGCGGTGGACGAGCTGGATCTCTGCCTGTCCATGGGCGGCGCCGACGCCTCTTCCGGTCTGGCCAAGGGCGTGAAGATGATCCGCGACGGGCTGCTCGGCAAGTTGCAGCAGGCGGGCGTCGAGCGGCTGCAGTTGGTGGGTCAGCCGTATGATCCCAACACGGCCGAGGCCACGGACATGGAGATCACCCCCAATCCCGAGGAGGATCAGCGGGTGGTGGCGGAGGCCCGGGCGGGCTACCGGATGAAGGACCGCGTCATCCGCCCGGCGCGGGTGAAGGTGGCCAAGTACGTGGCCCCCGCGAAGGCCTGAGCCGTCGGCCGGGAGCGGCTCCTCGAAGGGGTTCCTCCCGAGAGGGCGGGCGGCTAGGGTGGGTCGCGAGTCCCCCCGCCGCGCGAGTCCGGATCCACCGGGAAGACGCGGGGCGGGTGGTTGTTCGCTCTTCCCGACATGACCCGAGCCGTGAACCTCCGCCCTTCCTCGCCGCATGCCTCGTGGACCGTCTTGCTGGTGCTGATGCTCGCCGCGTCGGTGGCCGGTGCGCAGCAGGGACCCCTGGAGCCCTGGCTCGAGGCCCGGGCGCGCGAGCACGCCGCGTGGTCGCAGGACACGGTCCGTGGACAGGCGGGTGCAACAGGCCTGTGGCGCGAGTGGACCTCGCGCGAGCCGATGCTGCCCGGCTTCGTTCCCCCCAGCTCCCTGGCGCCGCTCATCCGGGCGGTGGAGGCGGGCGTGGTGAACATCAGCGCCACGGGGGCGAACAACCCGGTCATGGGCGCGGCGCGCTCGGCGACCGGCTCGGGCTTCCTCCTCACCCCGGAGGGCCTGGTGGTGACGAACAACCACGTGGTGGCGCGCGGGGACGTGGAGGCGAGTGAGATCGTGGTGCGCCTGTCGGACGGGCGGGAGTTCCTCGCCGAGGTGGTGGGGCGGGATGCGTCCACGGACGTGGCGCTCTTGCGGCTGCTGGGCCGGGACGTGCGGGGGCTGCCGGCGGTGTACCTGGGGGACTCGGACAAGCTGGAGGTGGGGGACTGGGTGGTGGCCATCGGCAACCCGTTCGGGTTGGATCACTCCGTGTCGCACGGGATGATCTCCGCCAAGGAGCGGGTGATCGGCGTGGGCCCCTTCGACGACTTCATCCAGACGGACGCCCTCATCAACCCGGGCAACTCGGGCGGGCCGCTGTTCAACATGCGCGGCGAGGTGGTGGGCGTGAACACGGCCATCATCAGCGAGGGGCAGGGCATTGGCTTCGCGGTGCCCATCAACATGGTGAAGGACTTGCTGCCCAACCTGAGCCGCAATGGCCAGTTGCAGCGCGGGTGGCTGGGCGTGGTGATCGACGAGCAGTCCCAGGTGGGCACCCGCGCCGCGGTCGTCAAACAGGTGTACCGCAACAGCCCGGCGGCGCAGGCGGGCATCCGCGCGGGGGATCAACTGGTGGGGGTGAACGGCAAGCCCGTGGACTCCTACCAGCAGCTTTTGCGCAAGGTGACCATGCTGGCGCCGCAGACCCAGGTGAAGCTCACACTCTTGCGCGAGGGCGAGTCGCAGGACGTGGTGGTGAAGCTGACCGCCCGCCCGGCACAGGAGGTGCTGTCGGCGCTGTCGAGCGCCGGCAACCTGAGCGACTTCGGCCTGGTGCTGCGCGATGTGTCCCCCGAGGTGGCGGCGCCCCTGGGCCTGGAGCCCTACGCGGGGGTGCTGGTGTCGGGGGTGGTGCCGCGCTCCGCGGCGGCCCGCGCGGGCCTGCAGCCCGGGGACGTGGTGACGGAGGTCAACCGCCGCAAGGTGAAGGACGTGGGGGCGGTGAAGGGCGCGCTGGAGCGGGGCACGGGCGCCGCCGTGCTGCTGCGCATCCAGCGCGGCGAGCGGCAACAGTACGTCGCGCTGGAGCCCTGAGGGCCCCCGTGGCTACTTCTTCTTCGCCTTCGCGGCCGACTCGTCGGCGAACCAGAGGCCGAGCGGCTCGCCGGTGCGCGCGTTCGTCAAGAGCAGCGCCTCGACGCGAGCCGACACGCCGTACTGCTTGCCGCTGCCCTGCTTGCGCTCCATCCCCCAGAGCGTCTGCGGCGCGAAGATGACCTGGAGCCGGACCTGGCGCGAGGAGAACAGGCGCATGAAGTCGGTGGCGTTCCACCCGGGCGGCGTGGTGCCGGTGACGCGCAGGGGCGGCAACAGGGGCTGATCGTTCGCCGTGAGCTGGCCAGGCGCCCCGTGGGTGAGCACGTAGGCGCCTCCGGGGAAGGCGGGGGTGACCTCGATGACGTAGTTGCCGCTGCCGGGCTGGTACGGGCCCGGGCGGACCATCGTCGCCACGTCCTCGCCGACGATCATGTACAGCCGTTTGCCCTCATACTGCTTGCGGAAGGCCTCGGCGGCGTCGCGGCAGCCCATGCCCGCGAACAGGCCACTGCACTCCCCCACGTACTTGTCCAGGAACGCCGACAGGCTCCCCAGGGGCTCGGCCTGATCCCTCAGCCGGGCGAAGCGCGGATCCGCATCCGCCAGGACGAGTGACGGCAGCAACAGGGCGGCGGCCAGGATGAATCGATTCATGGGGGCATCTCCAATACAGGGGGCAGGAAATGGGGGCGCGCGGATGGTGCCATTCTCGGAGGCCTCCGGACACCCGCATGTGGGTACGTAGCAGTACGTGGTGGTATGGGTCGGTGGAGATTTTGACTACATGTCCTCACCATGTAGTTTCTCGCGCACTTCACCTCCCCTGGAGACACCCGTTGGCACAGGTTCAGGTCCGAGAGCGCCGCGCTCATCTGCGTTTCGACAAGGTCTTCACCATCTACCTCTCCACGGAGGGGGGGTTGAGCCGGGGGATTGGCCGCAACATCAGCCAGCAGGGCCTGTTCGTGGAGACGCGCGAGCCCCTGTCGTTGGGCGAGCGGGTGAAGGTGACGTTCGCGGGCGAGGACGGCACGGAGATGACGTGCCTGTGCGAGGTGCGCTACCAGGTGGCGCTGGCATACGGGCGCAAGGACGGGCGCGAGGGCAACAGCCGCGGCGTGGGTCTGCGCATCGTGGCCTATGAGGTCCAGGAGGATCAGCCCCTGCTGCTGGTGGCGCGCGAGCGCGTCATGCACTGAGCCCGGGGCCGCACGCCGGGAGGAAACGACAAAGGGCACGGCCGCGTCGGGTGCGGACCGTGCCCTTCGTCTTCATGGCGCCAGACGGGGGCTTACTGGGAGAAGCCCTCGAGGAGGTAGTGGGCCTCGATGCGCTTGAGCGCGAGGATCATCGCGGCGCAGCGCGGGTCCACTTCCTTGCCGATGCAGAACGGCCGGCTGTCGTGGTTGTCCGAGCGGCGCGCCTGGTTGCGCGAGATGTCGCGGATGATGCGGTAGTTGCGCTTCATGGCGTGCTCGAGGCGCTGGTTGACCTCGGGCTCGCTCCAGCGCTCCATGCGCTTGTTCTGGATCCACTCGTAGTAGCTCACCGTCACACCGCCGGCGTTGGCGATGATGTCGGGGATCATGTCGATGCCGCGCTTCTGCAGGACGCGGTCGGCCTCCGGGGTGGTGGGGCCGTTGGCGCCCTCGGCCACGAGCTTCACCTTGAGGCGCTCGGCGACGTCGGCGGTGATTTCGCCACCCAGGGCGGCGGGC
The sequence above is drawn from the Cystobacter ferrugineus genome and encodes:
- a CDS encoding serine/threonine-protein kinase, with protein sequence MSNRQNPDPSLKPSPPVVIETGMASFELVRSLGQGHHGELLLTRQRYAGGLGGYTVVKRLNRVVRQEDYQRLVEEARLAGQLRHPNILGVQMLGGSAAEPLLFLEYTEGQRLGDVMRRAERAGRDFSEAFACYVTAEVAEGLHYAHSLVDDKGRHLGIVHRDVTPQGILLGREGEVKLVDFGAAWSRLEGRISTEGDSDLGNVSYSSPERANLDQLDGRSDLFSLGLVFLQLLTGRHLLDAEQRHEAELLGRQLRARGEAGWGGLEELSAPRTADLLKRMRELRTEQVEAAVQGLPEVLQAILRRLLAPRREDRFATGAELSRVLREHVWSKGWRYGRIELVAEVAALEGPVPGDLVDAGDEARRGKGAGKERPGGGGTPKGP
- a CDS encoding (deoxy)nucleoside triphosphate pyrophosphohydrolase, which encodes MARRHIRVVGAMLQNAEGRYLITQRPPKATLPLLWEFPGGRVEEAESDEEALAREIREEMGVEVEVLEQALHTHHEYPSYDIDFRVYRCRLASPESEIKHLRVHDHCWVKLEDMSKYQFPDADAKTLAKLLGLEA
- the ftsH gene encoding ATP-dependent zinc metalloprotease FtsH, translated to MKPENTIPPGGSPRGKKQEKSPTPSPKGFRFGSPLGYILLLVLGFMLFRNVFQDAGVQRVTYSRFREALSEDKFSRVQLSPEWVKGYLKDGAAPAAEGPGQVGPGPLRSEPGALPWLAYRVQGDDELVPLLEEKGVQYEAVPQSNFSDVLWVWLVPLGLAFFFWSFMMRRMAGGIGQGPQSVMSFGKTRAKVQAEADTGVGFKDVAGVDEAVDELREIVEFLKTPEKFRRLGGRIPKGVLLVGPPGTGKTLLARAVAGEAGVPFFSLSGSEFVEMFVGVGAARVRDLFAQATSKAPCIIFIDELDAIGKSRNSGVAGGHDEREQTLNQLLAEMDGFDSRAGLIILAATNRPEILDSALMRPGRFDRQVLVDRPDKRGRERVLEIHSKGVKLGPDVDLKSIASRTPGFAGADLANVVNEAALLAARKNRDAVLKADFEEAIERVVAGLQKKNRRMNEREKEIVAHHEAGHTVVGWMLPHAERVTKVSIIPRGIAALGYTMSMPLEDRYLMSFDELRDKMAAMMGGRAAEEIFIGEVSTGASNDLKQATDVAKLMVRDYGMSSLGPVALGADQGPGFLRGAGLPETRTYSEQTARMVDEEIRKMVTEALDRARQVLTHHRDKVEALAARLLSTEVVDEDELRAILGPKAVAERGLLHPEARQVISAHPVSSDEPAPSGTQHAQGTLPDV
- the grpE gene encoding nucleotide exchange factor GrpE, with product MNGNSRTDDRSQETQAQEPVVTSPEAAPDASAQPSQTAQPESPQAASEASAEVERLQAELASTRRRVDQLARAYQELEKDREEFKQRLSRERERMLDVERGKVATMLLEAVDELDLCLSMGGADASSGLAKGVKMIRDGLLGKLQQAGVERLQLVGQPYDPNTAEATDMEITPNPEEDQRVVAEARAGYRMKDRVIRPARVKVAKYVAPAKA
- a CDS encoding trypsin-like peptidase domain-containing protein — encoded protein: MTRAVNLRPSSPHASWTVLLVLMLAASVAGAQQGPLEPWLEARAREHAAWSQDTVRGQAGATGLWREWTSREPMLPGFVPPSSLAPLIRAVEAGVVNISATGANNPVMGAARSATGSGFLLTPEGLVVTNNHVVARGDVEASEIVVRLSDGREFLAEVVGRDASTDVALLRLLGRDVRGLPAVYLGDSDKLEVGDWVVAIGNPFGLDHSVSHGMISAKERVIGVGPFDDFIQTDALINPGNSGGPLFNMRGEVVGVNTAIISEGQGIGFAVPINMVKDLLPNLSRNGQLQRGWLGVVIDEQSQVGTRAAVVKQVYRNSPAAQAGIRAGDQLVGVNGKPVDSYQQLLRKVTMLAPQTQVKLTLLREGESQDVVVKLTARPAQEVLSALSSAGNLSDFGLVLRDVSPEVAAPLGLEPYAGVLVSGVVPRSAAARAGLQPGDVVTEVNRRKVKDVGAVKGALERGTGAAVLLRIQRGERQQYVALEP
- a CDS encoding DUF6066 family protein, coding for MNRFILAAALLLPSLVLADADPRFARLRDQAEPLGSLSAFLDKYVGECSGLFAGMGCRDAAEAFRKQYEGKRLYMIVGEDVATMVRPGPYQPGSGNYVIEVTPAFPGGAYVLTHGAPGQLTANDQPLLPPLRVTGTTPPGWNATDFMRLFSSRQVRLQVIFAPQTLWGMERKQGSGKQYGVSARVEALLLTNARTGEPLGLWFADESAAKAKKK
- a CDS encoding PilZ domain-containing protein gives rise to the protein MAQVQVRERRAHLRFDKVFTIYLSTEGGLSRGIGRNISQQGLFVETREPLSLGERVKVTFAGEDGTEMTCLCEVRYQVALAYGRKDGREGNSRGVGLRIVAYEVQEDQPLLLVARERVMH